The genomic region CCCACATGGCTTGGCTGCCGGCCTTGGCGTTGGGCGAGAGGAAGGGGAGTTCCGAGCCCCGCGCCACCTCGAAACGGCCTGGCGTGTAGGCCAGCACCGGATAGGAGAGATCGGCGATGCCCTTCTTGGCCAGATCGTACTGCCCCGGCGGTTTGGCCAGCGGCGCCTTGTCCAGCTTGATGATGAGCGAGCCGCCCGAGGCCTTGGCCACCTCCTTGTTCCAGTCCTGCATGCTCTTGTAAAGATGGTGCACCGGCGGCAACCAATTGGCCATACGCAATTCGGTGGCGGCCTGGGCGCTGCCCTGCCAGAGGGCACCGGCAGCCAATAGTGCCGATGCGGTCAGAGCGAATCCAAATTTCTTCATTGCCTCCCCTTCCTTTCCTGTCCCCTGTTTCTTCGTTCCCCAGATAGACGGGATGATGACGGCAAGTGGGGCCTTGCCAGCCAATTTCGCTGTCAATCTAACAGCAAATGCCAGGCCCTGGAAACCGCCCACACAAACACCGGGCGCGCGGTATGTCGTGGAGTTTGATTGCCCCTGGGTCTGATGTCGTCGATATTGTCGCTTGCCGGAGGGCGGCCATCGCACGGCCAGAGGAGATGCTTCATGAAAACCTTTGAGATTCCGTCGCCCGAGGGCGGCATCGATGCCTTGGTCCTGGCCCAGCGGCCGAGTCCCGAGCCGGAACCCGGCCAGGTGCGGGTGCGCATCACCGCTTCGGCTCTCAATTACCGCGACCTGGCCACCGTCGAGACGCCGAAAGGCCGGGCGCCGAGCTTTCCCCTGGTGCCCAATTCCGATGGTGCCGGCGAAGTGACGGCGCTGGGCGAGGACGTCGCGGGCATCGCGCTGGGCGACCGCGTTGCCGGCTGCTTCTTCCAGGACTGGCAGGATGGCCCCATCACCCCGGCCGCCATGCAAAGCGCGCTGGGCGGCGCCCGCGACGGCGTGCTGGCCGAGGAGGTGGTGCTGCGGGCAGAGGGCCTGGTGAAGACGCCGAAAGGACTAAACGATGCCGAGGCATCGACGCTGCCCTGCGCGGCGCTGACGGCCTGGCATGCCCCGGTCGAGAAGGGCGGCGTCAAGCCCGGCGAGACGGTGCTGCTGCTGGGCACCGGCGGGGTCTCGATCTTTGCCCTGCAGTTCGCCGTCATGCACGGCGCGCGCGCCATCATCACCTCGTCGAGCGACGAGAAACTGGCCCGGGCGCGGGAGCTGGGCGCCTGGCAAACGCTCAATTACGCCGACAATGCGGACTGGGACCAGGCCGTCATCGAACTCACGGGCGGCGGCGGCGTCGACCAGACCATCGAGGTGGGCGGCCCCGGCACGCTGGAGAAATCCATCAACGCCACACGAGTGGCCGGCCGG from Alphaproteobacteria bacterium harbors:
- a CDS encoding NAD(P)-dependent alcohol dehydrogenase, whose translation is MKTFEIPSPEGGIDALVLAQRPSPEPEPGQVRVRITASALNYRDLATVETPKGRAPSFPLVPNSDGAGEVTALGEDVAGIALGDRVAGCFFQDWQDGPITPAAMQSALGGARDGVLAEEVVLRAEGLVKTPKGLNDAEASTLPCAALTAWHAPVEKGGVKPGETVLLLGTGGVSIFALQFAVMHGARAIITSSSDEKLARARELGAWQTLNYADNADWDQAVIELTGGGGVDQTIEVGGPGTLEKSINATRVAGRVSLIGILSGAAGQISPTAIMRKSITLQGIYVGSRAMFLRMNWAIEAHGLKPVIDQRFAFDQAPAAYHAMRAAGHFGKLVVTL